Genomic DNA from Sphingobium sp. V4:
GCAAAGGCCCACGCCCTCCGCGCCGAAATCACGCGCGGTCTGGCAGTCGAGCGGGGTTTCGGCGTTGGCGCGGACCTTGAGGCGACGGACCTTGTCGGCCCATTGCATCAGGATGCCGAAGTCGCCGGCCAGTTCGGGCTGCACGGTCGGCACTTCACCCGCCATGACTTCACCGGTGGCGCCGTCGATGGTCAGGATGTCGCCTTCCTTCAGCTCGCGATTGCCGATGCGCAGGATCTTGTTGGCATTATCGATCGACAGGCTGCCCGCGCCCGAGACGCAGGGACGGCCCATGCCGCGCGCGACCACGGCGGCGTGGCTGGTCATGCCGCCGCGTGCGGTCAGGATGCCCTTGGCCGCGTGCATCCCATGAATATCCTCCGGGCTGGTTTCGACGCGGACCAGGATGACGGCATCGCCGAGTTCGTTGCGACGCTCGGCAGTGTCGGCGTCGAACACGATCAGACCGCTGGCCGCGCCCGGCGAGGCGGGCAGACCCTTGGTCAGCACGTCGCGCGGCGCCTTGGGATCGAGGGTCGGGTGGAGCAACTGGTCGAGCGCGGCGGGATCGACGCGGGCGACGGCTTCTTCCTCGGTGATGAGGCCTTCGCTCGCCATTTCGACTGCGATCTTGAGCGCGGCCTTTGCGGTGCGCTTGCCGGACCGGGTCTGGAGCATCCAGAGCTTGCCCTGCTGCACCGTGAACTCGATGTCCTGCATGTCGCGATAATGTTTTTCGAGGATCTCGAACACCCGGGCCAGTTCGGCATAGGTTTCGGGCATCGCCTCTTCCATCGACAGCGGCTTGGCCCCTGCCCGCTCGCGCGCCTGCTTGGTGAGGTACTGCGGCGTGCGGATGCCCGCGACCACGTCCTCGCCCTGGGCGTTGATAAGATATTCGCCATAATAGGCATTTTCACCGGTGGCCGGATCGCGGGTGAAGGCCACGCCCGTCGCCGAGGTGTCGCCCATATTGCCGAACACCATAGCCTGCACATTGACGGCGGTGCCCCAGTCGCCGGGGATCGAGTTCAGGCGGCGATAGACCTTGGCCCGGTCGGCCTGCCACGAGCCGAACACGGCGTTGATGGCGCCCCAAAGCTGGTCATGCACATCCTGCGGGAAGGGCTTGTTCCAGAGCTTGGCGACCAGCGCCTTATATTCACCGACCAGCACCTTCCAGTCGTCGGCGGTCATTTCGGTGTCGAGAGTATAGCCCTGATCTTCCTTGGCGATTTCGAGGGCTTCCTCGAAGGCGCCATGGTCGAGTTCGAGCACCACGTCCGAATACATCTGGATGAAGCGGCGATAGCTGTCCCAGGCGAACCGCTCGTCCCCGGATGCAGCAGCCAGGCCAAGGACGGTTTCGTCGTTGAGGCCGAGGTTGAGGACCGTGTCCATCATGCCGGGCATGGAGATGCGCGCGCCGGAGCGGACCGAGACGAGCAGCGGATCGGCCGCGTCGCCAAAACGCTTGCCGGTGACGGCCTCGATATGGGCAATGCCGGCGGCAACCTGCGCCTTCAGGCTGTCGGGATAGACGCCGCCATCGGTATAATAGCGGGTGCACATTTCGGTCGTGATGGTGAAGCCCGGCGGCACCGGCAGGCCGATCGCGGCCATGCCATCGAGGTTGGCGCCCTTGCCGCCCAGCAAGTTCTTGTCGCCCTTCCCCCCATCATTCACGCCACCGCCAAAACGATAGACATAGCGGGTCGAAGTGCTGCTCATCTGGGCCTCTTCCGTCATAACCATAGTGTCCGGCTCTCCCTGCACTGATTGCCGAGTTTGTGCGTTGCAACAATGTTGTCGCAATTAGCGTCATAATACTTGATGGGATAGGAAATATCCCGCTTAACTTCGAATATTTCCCGTAAATTTTGGAATATCGTTTCGTTATCCCGTAATTTTCGAAAAGTCTGCCACATTGTGCACTGCATCACGAACCCGCGCCAGCAGCGCGAGGCGAGTCGTGCGTTTGGCCGGATCGGCGTCATTCACGGTGACGCTGTCGAAAAAGGCGTCGATCGGCGCGCGGAGAGTCGCGAGCGCGGCCATGGCGCCCTCGAAATCTTCCGCCGCCACAGCCTGCGCCGCCCGCGGTTCCGCCGCATCAAGTGCCGCGATCAGATCAGCTTCCGCTTTTTCCGGTTCGTAGGAAAGGGAAATTGCTTCCGCCCTTTCAACGCCTTCCTTCTTGAGGATGTTGGCGGCGCGCTTGTAGCCGGCGAGCAGGTTCGCGCCGTCGTCGGTCGCAACGAACGACTGGAGCGCCTTCACGCGGGCAAGCAGGCGAACAAGGTCGTCCTCGCCACCCAGCGCGAACACTGCGTCGATCAGGTCGTGACGGACGCCGGCTTCCTTCTGCTGGACCTTAAGGCGGTCAATGAAGAAAGACGCCAAATCTTGCTCAGTCTTACTAAAGAAGATGATTTCAAATTTCGCTTGGTCATCATCTGCCGCCGCCAGCAATGCGCGCTCCAAACGGAAACTAAGCTTGTTCTGCAAAATCAACGAAATAACTGCGATAGCAGCCCTACGCAGCGCGAACGGATCCTTCGACCCCGTCGGCGGCATCTTTTCAATAAAGAAGCTCGCCAAAGTGTCCAGCTTGTCCGCCAGTGACACCGCCACCGTAACCGGCGCGGTAGGCACGTCATCGCCCTGCCCGACCGGCTTGTAATGGTCGCGAATGGCGTCGGCGACTGCATCGGGCAGGCCTTCGGCGCGGGCGTAATAGCCGCCCATCACGCCCTGCAATTCGGGGAACTCGCCGACCATTTCGGTGACGAGATCAGCCTTGGCGAGGCGGGCGGCATGTTCGGCCTGGTCCGCGTCGGCGCCCTTGACGATCCCATCTTCCACCAGCCAGCGGGCGAGCTTCGCGACGCGCTCGACCTTGTCGGCGACGGTGCCCAGTTTCTCGTGGAAGGTGATGCGCTCCAGCTTCTGCGCGTGGTCCGCGAGGCTGGTCTTGCGATCCTGCTCCCAGAAGAAGCGGGCATCGCTCAAACGCGCGGCCAGCACCTTGCGGTTGCCCGCGATGATCGCCGCACCGCCATCCTTCGCCTCAATATTGGCGGTGCAGATGAAGGCGGGCGCCAGCTTGCCTGCCGAATCGCGCAGCACGAAATATTTCTGGTTGATGCGCAGCGTCAGCTGAATGACTTCGGGCGGCACCTCCAGGAAGGCCGGGTCGAAATCGCCGAGCAGCGGCACCGGCCATTCGGTCAGGCCCGCATTTTCCGCGACCAGCCCCTTGTCCTCGATCACGCTGTAGCCATGGGCGGCGGCGGCCTGCGCGGCCTTCGCCTCTATGATCGCCTGGCGCTCCTGATGGCTGGCGATGACATGGCAGGCGCGCAGCTTTTCGACATAGTCGTGCGCGCTGCCGATGGTAATCTCACCGGGATGATGGAAACGGTGGCCGAGCGTGGCATAGCCCGACCGAATGCCCTCGATCTCGATGTCGACCAGGTCTTCGCCCAGAATCGCGACGATGCCCTGCAACGGACGGACCCAACGCAGGCTCTCGGTCGTCTGGCTGGCGACGCCCCAGCGCATCGATTTGGGCCAGGGAAAGGCGCGGATGACGGCTGGCACGGCTTCGGCCAGCACCTGCGCGGTGGCGCGGCCGGGCTTGTTCACGACAGCGAACCAGACACCTTCGCGATCTTCGAGCTGGTCCTGCGTCAGGCCGGTCTTGCGCAGGAAGCCTTCGAGCGCCTGCGCCGGGGCGCTGGTGCGCGGCCCCTTGAATTCTTCGCTGACCGCCGCGGTTTCGAGCGGCAGGTCGCGGGCGATGAGCGCGAGGCGACGGGGGGTGACGAAGCTGTCGATCACGGCGGGTTTGAGGCCTGCCTTCGCCAGTTCCTCAGTGAAGAGGCGGGCGAGGTCGTCTGACGCCTTCAACTGCATTCGCGCCGGGATTTCCTCGCAGCGCAGTTCGAGGAGGAAGTCAGTCATCACGCCGTCCACCCGTTCACTTCCATCCACTTTTCGCAGCTGCCCTTGGCGAGGTCGCGGACGCGGCCGATATAGCTGGCGCGTTCCTGCACCGAGATGACGCCGCGCGCCTGGAGCAGGTTGAACACATGACTCGCCTTGATCGCCTGGTCATAGGCGGCGAGCGGAACCCCGGCTTCCAGCGAAGCCTTGCACTCCGCCTCGGCGTCCTTGAACCAGCGGAACAGCTTTTCGGTGTCGGCGATTTCGAAATTCCATTTCGACATCTGCTGCTCGTTCGCCAGGAACACGTCGCCATAGGTGACGCCCGCGTCATTGAATTTCAGGTCGTAGACACTGTCGACGCCCTGAATATACATGGCGAGACGCTCCAGCCCGTAGGTCAGTTCGCCTGCGACCGGCTTGCAGTCAAAGCCGCCCATCTGCTGGAAATAGGTGAACTGGGTGACTTCCATGCCGTCGCACCAGACTTCCCAGCCAAGCCCCCAGGCGCCGAGCGTCGGGCTTTCCCAGTCATCCTCGACAAAGCGGATGTCATGGACCAGCGGGTCGATGCCGATCTCCACCAGCGATCCCAGATAGAGTTCCTGGAGGTTCGCCGGGCTGGGCTTCATGATGACCTGATACTGGTAATAATGCTGGAGCCGGTTGGGGTTTTCGCCATAGCGGCCGTCGGTCGGGCGGCGGCTGGGCTGCACATAGGCGGCGTTCCAGGCGTTGGGACCAAGGCTGCGCAACGTCGTCGCCGGGTGGAAGGTGCCCGCGCCGACTTCCATGTCATAGGGTTGGAGGATGACACAGCCCTGTTTCCCCCAATAGGCATGGAGGGTCAGGATCAGGTCCTGGAAGGAAAGCGCTTTGCCTTCGGCCACGGATGGTCCCTGTCAAAATAGCGTTTTTACGTGTCGCGCGCCTTGGCGCATGGGGCCGACAGGGTCAAGGAAAAGCGGCGGCAAACAGGGTTAAGCCGCTTGCCCTTCGCGCGCGCGCTGCGCATGGAGGAAGGCATGACGATCTTCTCCGCCTTGCTGCGTGGCCTGAGCGCCGCGCTGCTGCTGGTCGGCGGCGTGGCGCAAGCCCGCCCGGCCGCGACCGCCACCCCTGCCCTGTGGCAGGTGAGCGATGCCGACACGACCATCTATCTGTTCGGGACCGTCCATGTGATGAAGCCGGGCATCGACTGGTTCAACGGCCCGGTGAAAAGCGCTTTCGACCGGTCCGACCTGCTGGTGCTGGAGATCATCGAGCCAGACAATCCCAACGAACTGGGTGCGACCATGGGCGGCATGGCGCTGGCGAAGGACGGGGTGAAGCTGTCCGACCGGCTGAGCGGCGAAGCGCGGGCCAGATACCAGGCGGCGATGGAATCAAGCGGCCTGCCCTGGCGGACATTCGACCTGTTCAATCCCTGGATGGCAGGCATGGCGCTGTCGGTCGCGCCGCTGGCGCGCCTGGGCTACAAGAATGACCTGGGCGCAGAGAAGATATTGCGTGGCGCGGCGCAGGCGGCGGGCAAGCCGGTCGATGCGCTGGAGACGGTGGAGCAGCAGGTCGGCTTCTTCGCCGGCCTGCCGATGGTCCAGCAGGTCCAGTTCCTGAACGCGACGGTGGACGGCCTGCCGGAGATGGAGAAGGAATTTGGCGACCTGCTGACCTACTGGCAGTCGGGCCAGCCCGACAAGCTGGCGAAATCGATGAACGAGTCGCTGGAAGCCACGCCGGAACTGGCGCAGGTGCTGCTGATCGGGCGCAATGCCAATTGGGCGAAGTGGATCAAGGCGCGGCTGGAGCAGCCGGGCATAACGTTCGTCGCCGTCGGCGCGGGTCATCTGGCGGGCAAGGGCAGCGTGCAGGACCAGCTGAAGGCACTGGGCGTCGCCTCGCACCGGGTGAAGGATTGAGATGATGCGGCTCGTCACCCGTTTCCTTGCGCTCTGCGCCCTCACCCTGGTCGTGGCCTGCGACAAGGCGCCCGAGCCGCCGCCGGTACGGGGCGGCCCGGCGCTGTGGCAGGTGCAGCGCGGCGCGCTGACAGGCTGGCTGTTCGGCACGATCCACGTCCTGCCCAAGGGTGTCGCCTGGGACACGCCTGCGATCAGGGAGGCCATGGAGCGGGCCGACCGGCTGGTGCTGGAAGCGGCGGACTTGCAGGACGAGCAGAAGACGCTGGCCCTGTTCGAGCAGATGGGACGCAGCCCCAACCTGCCACCGCTGGAAGCGCGCGTGCCGGAGGGCGAAAAGGCGCCGCTGTTGAAGGCGATCGGCGATGGCGGGACCAGTTCGCAACTCCTGTCCGGCTATGAAAGCTGGGCGGCGGCGATGCTGCTGTCGGCCGCCAGTCAGCAGGGGCTGGGCGTCAGCCAGGATGACGGAGTGGAGCCGGTCCTGATCGCGACCTTCAAGAAGGCCGGCAAGCCGATCGAAGGGCTGGAGACGGTGGAGCGGCAGTTCGGCGCATTCGATACGCTGCCCGAGCCGGCGCAGGCCGGGCTGCTGGTGCAGACCGTGCATGAAGCCAAGGACATGAAGGCACTGTACGACCGCATCCTTACCGCCTGGACGAAGGGCGACATGGACGCGATCGCCAGGGAGGATCAGATCGGCGAACAGCCCGACCCGGTGGTCGAGGAAGCCATATTGGTCGCCCGGAACCGCGATTGGGTGAAGGCGATCGAGCCAATGAAGGGTCGCCCGTTCATCGCCGTGGGCGCGGGGCATTTGACCGGACGGGAAAATCTGATCGATCTGCTCAAGGCCAGGGGGTTCACGGTCACGCGAGTGCAGTGACGCCTCGCCTCCACGCCCGGCCCAAAACGAACGGACGTCGTGAACAGCAGCACCCTTGCCTTTCGGCCCTATTCTGCTAAAGGGCCGCCTTCCCGCGATGGTCATCCCTGGAGGCGTGGCGGGAAAATGTACAATCAAGCTTTTGGAGACACGCAATGAGCGAGCAGCTTACGCTGTCGGCCGAGGCACGCGATCGGGCAGGCAAGGGAGCCTCCCGCGCTCTCCGCCGCGAGGGCCGCGTACCCGCCGTCATCTACGGTAACAATGAAGAACCCCTGTCGATCCACGTCGAGGAAAAGCTCCTCAACAAGCAGCTCGGCACCGGCCACTTCTTCAATTCGGTCATCATGGTCGAAGTCGGCGGCAAGACCGTCCGCACGCTCGCCAAGGACGTGGCGTTCCACCCCGTCTCCGACCGTCCGCTGCACGCCGACTTCCTGCGCGTTTCGGAACATGCCTCGGTCCACGTCAACGTGCCGGTGCGCTTCGAGAATGAAGACGCCTCGCCGGGCCTGAAGAAGGGCGGCGTTCTGAACGTCGTCCGTCACGACATCGAACTGATCGTCGACGCCGCCAAGATTCCCGAAGACGTCGTTGTCGATCTCTCGGGCTTCGAAGTGGGCGATTCGATCCATATCAGCGCGGTGACGCTGCCCAAGGGCGCGAAGACCGCGATCGACGATCGCGACTTCACGATCGCCACCATCGTTGCTCCCTCTTCGCTGAAGAGCGCCGAAGGCGACACGACCAAGGAAGCCGAAGCCGAATAAGGCTTTTGCGACCGCAAGGTTTCTGCTCAACCCCGTTCGGGCTGGGCCTGTCGAATTCTGGCGCGCGCGCCCATCGACAGGCTCAGGGCGAACGGGGTTTTGCCTGTTTGGAGTAGCGACATGCAGATCTGGGCGGGCCTCGGCAATCCGGGGGCGCAATATGCGATGCACCGGCACAATGTCGGCTTCATGGTCGCCGACCTGATCGCGGACATGTATCGCTTCTCCCCACCGAAGAAGCAGTTTCAGGGCTGGGTGCAGGAAGGGCGGATCGGACCGGAGAAGATCCTGCTGATCAAGCCCGCCACCTTCATGAACGAAAGCGGCCGGTCGATCGGCGAGGCGATGCGCTTCTACAAGCTGACGCCGCAGGATGTGACGGTGTTCCACGACGAACTCGACCTGGCGCCGATGAAGGTCAAGATAAAGCGCGGCGGCGGCAATGCCGGGCATAATGGACTGCGGTCGACCGATGCCCATATCGGCGCCGAGTTTCGCCGGGTCCGAATCGGCATCGGCCATCCGGGTCACAAGGACAAGGTCCATGGCTATGTGCTGGGCAATTACGCCAAGAGCGAGATGGACGCGCTGGCCGACATGCTGGGCGCGATCGGCGCCGAGGCGGAGTGGCTCGCCAAGGGCGACGATGTCCGCTTCATGAGCGAGGTCGCGCTGCGACTGGCATAGAAAAGGCGCCCGGCGGAACCGGGCGCGGGCAACGTCTGGTCATTTCGTAACAAGACCATCAACTTGGCCGTCAGTAGCCTATTCCCGGAACGCCGTCTCGCTCAAATGGGTCAGCGGTGTCAGGATATAGGCCAGGATCGATCGCTTGTCGCCGAGCAGGTTGACGTCCGCTCCCATGCCAGGCCCGATTGCGAGCCTCCGCCCCGCATCATCGGTGATCGCATCGCTGGCCGTGCGGACCCGGACGAGATAATGGCTGTCCCCTGTCCGCTCGTTCACTACCGCGTCCGGCGAGATGGCGACGACGCTCCCCTCCATCGAACCATAGATGGCGCTGTCATAGGCGGAAATATGCACCTTCGCCTTCTGCCCCAATCGGACCGAGGCGATGTCCTTGGCGGCGACGGCGGCTTCGATCAGCAGGCTGTCGCGCCCAGGCACCATTTCCAGCAGCGGGTCGCCGGGTCGAACACTGCCGCCGACCGTGGTGACGAAGACCCGGTTGATCCGTCCATCGACCGGCGCGCGGACCACAGTCCGGGTGAGCTTATATTCATAGGCGGGCATTGCCGCCTGACGCACCGACATGTCGGCGCGCGCGGCGGTCAGTTCATCGGCGGCGCGCGACAGCCAGTCGCGCTTCTGCTGCTGCGCGCTTGCCTGCGCCTCGGTCAGGACCGAGCGCGCGCGCCCGACCGCCGCCGCAGCGCCCGCCGCTTCGCTGCTCGACACGGCAAAGCTGTTCTGCGCCTGAAGCAAGGAACGGCGCGGCTCGATCCCTTCCTGCACCAGTGGCCGAAGGAGGTTGAGATCGGCGCGCGCCGTTTCGCGGGCGGAAATGCGTGCCTCTTCGGTAGCGCTCGCCTCCGTGATGGCGCGCCGGGCCTGGGCCACCCGCGCGGCCGCGACGTTGCCGAGACTGGCCAGTTCGGCCATGCGCGATCGGTGGAGGCTCTGCTCCGCCGCAATCTGGCTGGCCATCAGCGGATTGCGCGGCTGCGGAAAGACCGGGGAGCGCCCGGCGATCTCGGCTTCCAGCCGGATGATCTTGGACTGGAGCGCATCGCTGCTCGCGCGGTTGCTTTCCAGTTCAGCGCCGGGCTGAACCGGGCTGAGCCGAACCAGCGGCGCTCCGCGCTTCACATCCTGCCCGGTGCGGACCAGGATCGATTCGATCACACCGCCCTCCAGGTTGGAGATGACTTGCAATTGTGAGCTGGGAATCACCTTGCCGATAGCGCGGACGGTGCGGTCGATCTCCGTCAGCCAGGCCCAGATCAGGAAGATCAGGAAGAAAGCGGCGATGACCCAGAGAATGATGTTGGCCGGCACGCGCGGCTTGATGGTCGTCGCGGGCGGCTGGAAAGGCAGTTCGGCGCTCATGCGGCCTTCCCCCTGGCAAGGCGCTGCAACACCGCGTCGCGCGGACCATCGGCGACGATCTTGCCCCGGTCGAGCACGACAATCCGGTCGACCATGGACAGCAGCGACGTGCGATGGGTGATGAGCAGAAGGGTGCGTCCGGCAACTTCGGGCTGTAGGCGAGATATGAGGTCGGCTTCGGTCTGCGCGTCCATCGAACTGCTCGGCTCGTCGAAGATAAGGATGGGCGGTCGCCCCGCGATGGCGCGCGCGATGGCGATCGACTGGCGTTGGCCGCCCGACAGGCCATCGCCGCGATCGGCGAGACGCAGGTCATAGCCATTGGCGATCTGTCCCATGAAACGATGCGTGCCGCTGATTTCCGCCGCGCGAATCATCTCCTCCTGCTCGACCCCCGGCCGGTCGAGGCAGATATTCTGCCGCACCGAGCCGGCGATAAGAACATTGTCCTGCATTCCTGCGCCGATCAGCTTGCGCAATTCGGCCGGGTCATATTGGCGCAGGTCGACGCCGTCGATCAGCACGACCCCCTCTTCAGGTTCGTAAAGTCCCAGCACCAGCCGCGCGAGGGTGGACTTGCCCGATCCCACGCGACCCAGGAAGCCGACCCTTTCCCCCGGCCTGATCGCGAGGCTGACGCCGTCCAGCGCCTTTTCCGGCGCGCCGGGATAGCGGAAGGAGACGTTGCGCAGTTCAATCGCGCCCTCCAGCCGGGCCGGATGCAGTGCATCGCCTTGCGGCCCCTCGGTCGGGGTTTCCATCAGCGCGTTGATCTGGCGATAGGCGACGCGTGTTGCGGAAAGGCGCGACAGCAAGGTTGCGATCTGGGCCAGCGGGGCAAGCGCCCGGCCACACAGGATCGAACAGGCGAGCAACGCGCCGGTCGTGACCTCATGATTGCGCAATAGTCCCACGCCGACGATGATGATGCCGCAATAGGCGATGGTCGATGCGCTGTTGGCGACCGTCATGGGGATGGCGGCGGCCAGCCGCTGGCCCAGAGAGCTTTCCGAATGGCTGACAAGCGCGGCCTGCCAGCGACGGCTGAGCATCGGGCCGGCGCCGATCGCCTTCACCGTCTCCAGGCTGCCGATCGCCTCGATCAGCACCGATTGCTTGACCAAGCCGTCGCCCAGGCTGCGGGCCGACAGCCGGTCGAGCGCCGGCGTGGTCAGCAAGCCTGCGCCGATCACTACCGGGATCATCGCCATCGGCAGCAACACCAGCACACCGCCCAGCCACGCGATGACCGCAAGCGTCACGATGATGAAAGGAACGTCGATGATGGCCGTCAGCGTCACCGACGCGAAGAAATCGCGCAATGTTTCCAGTTCACGCATCAGGCCGGTCAAGGTGCC
This window encodes:
- a CDS encoding TraB/GumN family protein; amino-acid sequence: MTIFSALLRGLSAALLLVGGVAQARPAATATPALWQVSDADTTIYLFGTVHVMKPGIDWFNGPVKSAFDRSDLLVLEIIEPDNPNELGATMGGMALAKDGVKLSDRLSGEARARYQAAMESSGLPWRTFDLFNPWMAGMALSVAPLARLGYKNDLGAEKILRGAAQAAGKPVDALETVEQQVGFFAGLPMVQQVQFLNATVDGLPEMEKEFGDLLTYWQSGQPDKLAKSMNESLEATPELAQVLLIGRNANWAKWIKARLEQPGITFVAVGAGHLAGKGSVQDQLKALGVASHRVKD
- a CDS encoding HlyD family type I secretion periplasmic adaptor subunit produces the protein MSAELPFQPPATTIKPRVPANIILWVIAAFFLIFLIWAWLTEIDRTVRAIGKVIPSSQLQVISNLEGGVIESILVRTGQDVKRGAPLVRLSPVQPGAELESNRASSDALQSKIIRLEAEIAGRSPVFPQPRNPLMASQIAAEQSLHRSRMAELASLGNVAAARVAQARRAITEASATEEARISARETARADLNLLRPLVQEGIEPRRSLLQAQNSFAVSSSEAAGAAAAVGRARSVLTEAQASAQQQKRDWLSRAADELTAARADMSVRQAAMPAYEYKLTRTVVRAPVDGRINRVFVTTVGGSVRPGDPLLEMVPGRDSLLIEAAVAAKDIASVRLGQKAKVHISAYDSAIYGSMEGSVVAISPDAVVNERTGDSHYLVRVRTASDAITDDAGRRLAIGPGMGADVNLLGDKRSILAYILTPLTHLSETAFRE
- a CDS encoding type I secretion system permease/ATPase, giving the protein MIQEPLLAAAKPRFAPWLIEPMLRNKAIYMKVAVAAALINIFALVSSLFTMTVYDRIVPNDGSSSLIGLSIGLVFVLVFDFVLRLLRVYFVDIAGANIDHDVGETLFGRLLALRLDQRRGSTGTLTGLMRELETLRDFFASVTLTAIIDVPFIIVTLAVIAWLGGVLVLLPMAMIPVVIGAGLLTTPALDRLSARSLGDGLVKQSVLIEAIGSLETVKAIGAGPMLSRRWQAALVSHSESSLGQRLAAAIPMTVANSASTIAYCGIIIVGVGLLRNHEVTTGALLACSILCGRALAPLAQIATLLSRLSATRVAYRQINALMETPTEGPQGDALHPARLEGAIELRNVSFRYPGAPEKALDGVSLAIRPGERVGFLGRVGSGKSTLARLVLGLYEPEEGVVLIDGVDLRQYDPAELRKLIGAGMQDNVLIAGSVRQNICLDRPGVEQEEMIRAAEISGTHRFMGQIANGYDLRLADRGDGLSGGQRQSIAIARAIAGRPPILIFDEPSSSMDAQTEADLISRLQPEVAGRTLLLITHRTSLLSMVDRIVVLDRGKIVADGPRDAVLQRLARGKAA
- a CDS encoding TraB/GumN family protein, which translates into the protein MMRLVTRFLALCALTLVVACDKAPEPPPVRGGPALWQVQRGALTGWLFGTIHVLPKGVAWDTPAIREAMERADRLVLEAADLQDEQKTLALFEQMGRSPNLPPLEARVPEGEKAPLLKAIGDGGTSSQLLSGYESWAAAMLLSAASQQGLGVSQDDGVEPVLIATFKKAGKPIEGLETVERQFGAFDTLPEPAQAGLLVQTVHEAKDMKALYDRILTAWTKGDMDAIAREDQIGEQPDPVVEEAILVARNRDWVKAIEPMKGRPFIAVGAGHLTGRENLIDLLKARGFTVTRVQ
- a CDS encoding 50S ribosomal protein L25/general stress protein Ctc; this encodes MSEQLTLSAEARDRAGKGASRALRREGRVPAVIYGNNEEPLSIHVEEKLLNKQLGTGHFFNSVIMVEVGGKTVRTLAKDVAFHPVSDRPLHADFLRVSEHASVHVNVPVRFENEDASPGLKKGGVLNVVRHDIELIVDAAKIPEDVVVDLSGFEVGDSIHISAVTLPKGAKTAIDDRDFTIATIVAPSSLKSAEGDTTKEAEAE
- a CDS encoding glycine--tRNA ligase subunit alpha codes for the protein MAEGKALSFQDLILTLHAYWGKQGCVILQPYDMEVGAGTFHPATTLRSLGPNAWNAAYVQPSRRPTDGRYGENPNRLQHYYQYQVIMKPSPANLQELYLGSLVEIGIDPLVHDIRFVEDDWESPTLGAWGLGWEVWCDGMEVTQFTYFQQMGGFDCKPVAGELTYGLERLAMYIQGVDSVYDLKFNDAGVTYGDVFLANEQQMSKWNFEIADTEKLFRWFKDAEAECKASLEAGVPLAAYDQAIKASHVFNLLQARGVISVQERASYIGRVRDLAKGSCEKWMEVNGWTA
- the glyS gene encoding glycine--tRNA ligase subunit beta is translated as MTDFLLELRCEEIPARMQLKASDDLARLFTEELAKAGLKPAVIDSFVTPRRLALIARDLPLETAAVSEEFKGPRTSAPAQALEGFLRKTGLTQDQLEDREGVWFAVVNKPGRATAQVLAEAVPAVIRAFPWPKSMRWGVASQTTESLRWVRPLQGIVAILGEDLVDIEIEGIRSGYATLGHRFHHPGEITIGSAHDYVEKLRACHVIASHQERQAIIEAKAAQAAAAHGYSVIEDKGLVAENAGLTEWPVPLLGDFDPAFLEVPPEVIQLTLRINQKYFVLRDSAGKLAPAFICTANIEAKDGGAAIIAGNRKVLAARLSDARFFWEQDRKTSLADHAQKLERITFHEKLGTVADKVERVAKLARWLVEDGIVKGADADQAEHAARLAKADLVTEMVGEFPELQGVMGGYYARAEGLPDAVADAIRDHYKPVGQGDDVPTAPVTVAVSLADKLDTLASFFIEKMPPTGSKDPFALRRAAIAVISLILQNKLSFRLERALLAAADDDQAKFEIIFFSKTEQDLASFFIDRLKVQQKEAGVRHDLIDAVFALGGEDDLVRLLARVKALQSFVATDDGANLLAGYKRAANILKKEGVERAEAISLSYEPEKAEADLIAALDAAEPRAAQAVAAEDFEGAMAALATLRAPIDAFFDSVTVNDADPAKRTTRLALLARVRDAVHNVADFSKITG
- the ppdK gene encoding pyruvate, phosphate dikinase, which produces MVMTEEAQMSSTSTRYVYRFGGGVNDGGKGDKNLLGGKGANLDGMAAIGLPVPPGFTITTEMCTRYYTDGGVYPDSLKAQVAAGIAHIEAVTGKRFGDAADPLLVSVRSGARISMPGMMDTVLNLGLNDETVLGLAAASGDERFAWDSYRRFIQMYSDVVLELDHGAFEEALEIAKEDQGYTLDTEMTADDWKVLVGEYKALVAKLWNKPFPQDVHDQLWGAINAVFGSWQADRAKVYRRLNSIPGDWGTAVNVQAMVFGNMGDTSATGVAFTRDPATGENAYYGEYLINAQGEDVVAGIRTPQYLTKQARERAGAKPLSMEEAMPETYAELARVFEILEKHYRDMQDIEFTVQQGKLWMLQTRSGKRTAKAALKIAVEMASEGLITEEEAVARVDPAALDQLLHPTLDPKAPRDVLTKGLPASPGAASGLIVFDADTAERRNELGDAVILVRVETSPEDIHGMHAAKGILTARGGMTSHAAVVARGMGRPCVSGAGSLSIDNANKILRIGNRELKEGDILTIDGATGEVMAGEVPTVQPELAGDFGILMQWADKVRRLKVRANAETPLDCQTARDFGAEGVGLCRTEHMFFDAARITAVREMILADSEKGRRAALDKLLPEQRDDFAQIFMVMAGLPVTIRLLDPPLHEFLPHGEAEFEEVAKGAGVSVDTLKRRAAELHEFNPMLGHRGCRLGVTYPEIYEMQARAIFEAALLVKQRSGEAPIPEVMIPLVATRKELELMKAIVDKVAQDVFTEQGASVEYLVGTMIELPRAALKAGEIAEVGEFFSFGTNDLTQTTIGISRDDAGRFLTQYVDKGIFARDPFVSIDVEGVGQLIELAAERGRASRPGIKLGICGEHGGDPASIAFCEATGLDYVSASPYRVPIARLAAAQAALAKK
- the pth gene encoding aminoacyl-tRNA hydrolase; this encodes MQIWAGLGNPGAQYAMHRHNVGFMVADLIADMYRFSPPKKQFQGWVQEGRIGPEKILLIKPATFMNESGRSIGEAMRFYKLTPQDVTVFHDELDLAPMKVKIKRGGGNAGHNGLRSTDAHIGAEFRRVRIGIGHPGHKDKVHGYVLGNYAKSEMDALADMLGAIGAEAEWLAKGDDVRFMSEVALRLA